In Clostridia bacterium, the genomic window CCATGAATATCGGAAGCGATGATCAATTTCATAGGGCAAATTCCTTTTTGATGCGAATGACGATGGGGGCGTCGGCGGGCGCCCATTCCGCGGGGTCGAGCGTGGCGACGGGAAGCCAAGCGGCGCTTTCGTGCTCCAAAAGGCGATAGTCCCCGCGCATACGACAGAGAAACGTGTGCAGGTCGATGGAAAAGTCGGGATAGTCGTGGTGTACGCTCATATAGGGGGCGACCACTTCCGCGTCCAACGCCATTTCTTCGCGGAGTTCGCGGCGCAACGCGTCCGCTAAGGACTCGCCCGCTTCCTGCTTGCCGCCCACGAATTCGTAGCGGTGGGCGACGTAAGCATAGTGGCTTTCGCCGCGACGGGCGGCGAAAATGCAACCGTTGTGAATAAAGATGGCACCGACGACGGAAAGAGTTTTCATAGTGTGATTATACAACCATACGAACGCCCATTCTTACGAATGGTATCTATACTGCGTATAGATTAGCCGCTGCGCGTCTTGCGTTCGGTTGCAAGGCGGCGCAAGCGTTATGCAAATACTTCGCTTCGCTCGTGCTTGCACGCTTGCTTCTATTATAGCACATTGGAGAAGGAGAGCGCAAGGGGAAATGGTGAAGTTTTCGCTATGCGAAAGTGAAGTTTGCGTTGCAAGTGAAGTTCAAGGCTCAGCCTTGAGTGAAGTTTGCGCTTCGGCGCAAGTCGCGGGTTCGCCGAGGGCGAACGCGATACGCCGACTGCGGTGCGTGGGGTGAAAACGACGGGCGGGAAGCGGGAAGAAAAGAAAGGCGGGGGAAAAGTCGGTAGAAAGTATTTGCCGAACATTGATAGAAAGTATTTGCCAAATACAAATATTTGTTGTATGATATCATAGATATATTGCGTGCGGAGGCACATAGGTGCGCCAAAGCGCGAAACAAGGAGATATATATGGCAAGAACGGATTTGATTCTCAAACTCAACGTGCGAAAAGACGAAAGAACCGTGACTCCCGTGGAAACGGGCGGGCATATCTCGTATTTATTCCGGACCTTTTCGGGCAAATTCCGCAACGTCGCGTTGACCAACCTGGTGTACGCCGCCATCTTCGCGCTGCCCCTCTTGTTTTCGGCCTTTATCCTGCCGAACATTATGCTGGGCCAAGTGATGAACGGCAGAAGTTTCATCGGTAACTTCGGCATTGGCTTTCCCAACGTGGCGGACGACGTGAACGCGGCTTTGGGCGAGTTGATGCGTTGGTATCGCATACTCATCTTCCCCTGCAATATCGGCTCGATATTCCTGGCCGTATTCGGCCTGTCGGGCGTATTCCACGTGTCGCGCGGACTTATGTGGGACGAGAAAGTGAAAATGCGCTCCTTCTTCCGCGGTATCAAGGCCTTGTGGAAACAGTTTTTGTGGATGGCCGCCGTGACGGCGGGCGTGGCCGCCGCGATGATGTACGGCATGGGTTGGCACATGGAATTGTATTTGACGGGCGCCGCCACCGCGGGCAGTTGGATATTGTTCTTCGTATTGGTGCTGGTGGGCTTCGTGTACGTGATGCATCTCGGTATGCTGATGCCGATCGTGGCGTGCTACCGCTTCAAGGCGAAAGAGGCCATTGAAAACGCCTTTTTGCTGAACGCCATTTCGCCCATCACGGCCTTTATCGTATCCGCGTTCGTGGTGGGTATCGTGCTGTTGTCCTTGATGAGCCCCTTCGTGGCCTATCTGCTGGTGGCGTTTTTGCTGACGATGGGCTTTATGTTCTTCTCGATGACGTACACGGGCTACGCGCAATACTGCTTCGACAGTTTCATCGTGCCCCAAGTGGACCCCAAAAATCCCGATAAGCGCCGCGAAGTGGTGGTGCAAAAACGCGGGGGCGAGGTGCAAGAGAAGAATCCTTACGCCAAACAGCAACAGAAAGCGCCCCAAAAGTACGGGCAATATAAGGCCACGAACGGCAAGAAGCGCAAGAAGAAAAAGAAATGAGTTACGACGTATTGAGCCGTCATTACGACCGCTTGATGGGGGATTTTCCGTACGAGAAATATCTCGCGTTCATCCGCCCAAAGGCGGGGGAAAAGTGCCTCGACCTGGCCTGCGGTACGGGGAAAGTGTCCCGTATGCTGGCCGCGCAAGGCGCAATGGTGCACGGCGTGGATATCTCGGAATGTATGCTGAATATCGCGGTGCGCGAAGCGCGGGCGCAAGGTCTTGCGGTGACGTTCGGCCAAGGCGATATGCGCAAATTCGAGGGCACGGGATACGACCTCGTGACCTGCGTGTCGGACGGGTTGAACTATATCCCCACGAAAGACCTGCCGCCCCTCTTCGAGCGGGTGGAAGCCGCCCTCGCGGGAGGGGGACGAATGGTCTTCGACGTGTCTACTCCGTATAAACTGAGGGAAGTGCTGGGCGATAACGTCTACTATGAAGATTACGACGATTTGACCTACTATTGGGAGAACGCCTATAGCGAGCGCACCAAAAGCGTGCGAATGAAATTGACCTTCTTCGAGAAAGTGGGCGACGCTTACCGAAGAGAAGAGGAAACGCAAAAACAGTACGCGCACGAGGCGGAGGACATTCGAGCCGCCCTCGACCAAGCGGGGCTAACGATTGCCCGCCGTGTGGACGGCGACGCCTTCGACAAGGTGCGGGCAAAGAGCCTGCGGTGGGTGTACGACGTGAGAAAAAAGAGGTGAAAAATGGACAGCATAGCGAAAGCGTTGGTTTTCAACGGATTGGTGAAAGTGGCGGCCTTGGATACGACCGAAATAGTGCAACGCGCCATAGAATTGCATAAGACGTCGAAAGTGGCTTCGGTGGCTTTGGGAAAAACCCTGACCGTGGCCGCCTATATGGGCAACGAGATGAAGGGCGCGGACGATAGGTTGAGTATCAATATCGTGTCGGACGGGCCTTTGCAGAATATCGTGGTGGCCGCCGCGCACGGTACGGTACGCGGCTACGTCGCTAACCCGCAGGCAGAAGTGCCCGCCCTCGGAAACGGCAAGCAAAACACGGGAAAGGCCATCGGCTCGGGCACGGTGAACGTGGTGAAAGACCTCGGCCTCAAAGAGTGCTATACGGGGAAGTCGGAGATCGTCAACGGCAGTATCGACCAAGACTTCGCTTGGTACTTTACCGAAAGCGAAGGACAGCCCACGGCCCTGGCGCTCGCGGTCAACCTGGACGAAGAGGGGAATTGCACCTCGGCGGGCGGTATCGTGATACAGCCCATGCCCGATTGCCCCGACCATATCCTCGTGATGCTGGAGGATATCGCGATGAACTTCGCCGAGATAGACAAATTGGTGGCCTTCCGTAACGCCGAAAAACTCATCGACGATTATTTCGGCCACTTCGACATAGAATACTTCGAGCCCACGCACCCCACGTATCGGTGTATATGCAGCCCCTCGTATATGGCGGGCGTGGTGCGCAGTCTCGGACGGAACGAGTGCGTCAATATCTTGATGGAAAGGGGGAGTATCGAAATCGTGTGCCACTTCTGCAATACGAAGTACAACTTCGACAAACAACAGGTGATAGATATCTGGCAGGAATGGGATAGAACGCATAAGAAAGCATGATACTTGGATTTGCGGAAACGGCCGAATATTGGCTGGAACAAAGTCGAATAGCCAAACAGGAAAAGCGTATGAAGGACGCGCTACTTTGCGCGTACCGCGCCATGCGCATAGACGACGCGTTTGCCTATCGTCTGGCCTATGCCGAAACGCTATTGGATATGAAACAATACAAAATGGCGGCGGCCGTTTGCTTGCGTTATACGGGGAAATTCCGCGATGAAGAATATATGGACTACTGCACGCTGTTGTGCGACGCGGCGGCGAGAATGGGCGATATGTCCGCCTACGTGCATTATCAAATGGAGATCATGCGCGAGAGTGAATTTTTCGACGAAGAGGGCTTCGACGAGGTCGTGAACGACTTTATGAAGCACTTCGAAGAGCGCGAGCAGAAAAAGAATTTCGCCTTTGTCGACGACTTGCGCAAACGGAAGCACCGCGCGTGGTACGACGAACTCTACGACGCGTATATACGGGGAAATTATCGCCGCGCTTTGGAATTGGTGGAAGACCTTGACGGCGAAAACGAGTTTTACGTCGAAGCGCTGTTTATCTGGGGTATGAGCCTGGCTAAGACGGGCGACGTGGAGGAAGGCAAGCGAAAATTGTGGGAGATGTACGGCCTGACCAAGCACGATTCGCGCGTGCTGTATTACCTCGACGAAATGGGCGACGGTCTGACCGACGAGGAAATGCAAAAGGGATTGTCCGCTTTGGCGCCCGACGGCAACAAGGACAATATGGCCATGGCGAGCATTTGCGCGTATATGCACGCTCTGCACAAAACCGCTCTATACTACGCGCAAGCCGCCTACGATATAGAGCCGTACGACGTGGAGAGCGGACTGCGCTTGGCCGCGGCGTATTATAACCTCGGCGATAGGGAAAACGGGGATAGGTATTACCGCGAAGTGCTGGAAACCTACGCGGGATTCTTCCCGCGCGTGCTGGCGGACGTTCGCCTCGAAGCCCCCGTCGACCTCAACTTCGACTATGCGCCGGCGGAGACGTACGACGCGGTGGCGCGTTACGTGCGCAAATTGCAGGAAGGGGAGTATATGGCCGTGCTGATGCAGACCGACCTCGATTTTCGCGAGTGCGTGCGCTTCCTCTTGACCGCGCCCAACGCGGACCAAGTGGCTTTGGCCAAATTGGCGGGGGAGACCTGCGAGTGGCTGACGCCCGAGGGAATCCGCTTCGAGCGCGACCTTTTGATAGACCCCGCAACGGGGCGAACGGTGCGATTCCGCCTGCTGTTGAACCTGCTCGACAAGGTGCGCAAAGGTACGGTGAACGTGACCGTGGACTGGGTGTGCGAAACCTTCAAACTGAAAGTGCCCCCGTCATTTGAGGATTTCAGCCCCGATATGCGGCGCGTGTACGGGTATGCGTATCTGGAAATGGTGGGGCAAAACGCGCATAGAGAATTGAAACTGTCCAAAGTGATGGAAAAACTATACCTCAATCTGCCCGCCGAGAACTATCAAGCCGACGTGATGGGGTTGGCCGTGGTCGTGGGCGCGAAAATCGCCGACCTCGGGCCGCTCCTCACCGAAAAAGTGTTGGATAGCGGGTGGGATATCGATCTCTTTATGGGGTACGTGGACCTCGTAAAGCAGACGTTGAAAAACGCGTGAATATGAACGAACGAGAGATAAAACAAACGCTTGCGGAATTGCGGAAGATGCACCCCGAGGCCGAGTGCGAATTGGTGTACGGCACGCCCTACGAATTGTTGGTGAGCGTGATATTGTCCGCACAATGTACGGATAAGCGCGTGAACGAAGTGACGCCCGCCTTGTTCCGCTGGTGCAATACGCCCGAAGAAATGGCGAAGAAGACCGAGGAGGAGTTGATACCCTATATCCGCAGTTGCGGCTTTTACAACAACAAGGCGAAGAATATCATCGCCTGCGCCAAGTCCTTGGTGGAACGCTTCGGGGGCGAGGTGCCCAAAACCGTGGAGGAACTGGTGACCTTGGCGGGCGTGGGGCGGAAAACCGCCAACGTGGTGTACGCCGTGGCGTTCGGCGGGGACGCTATCCCCGTGGATACGCACGTCTTCCGCTTGGCGCACAGGCTGGGGCTGAGCGACGCGAATACGCCCGAAGGGGTGGAGAAAGACCTCAATCGACAAGTGCCCAAGGAAGAGTGGAGCGCCTTCCACCACCTGCTCATTCACCACGGGCGGTACGTGTGCAAGGCGAGAAACCCCGAATGCGAACGGTGCGAAATAACGCATTGCGGGGAACGCCGAGGGCGTAAGTGAAGTTTGCGCAAAGCGCAAGTTATGGGTTCGCCGAGGGCGAACGAGCCGTCGTGAGGCGGCGATAAGGAGAAAAGAAGATGTTTTTGGATAAGGCTGTGATTTATATCAAAGCGGGCAACGGCGGGAACGGTAAAGTGAGTTTCCACCGCGAAAAGTACGTGCCGACGGGCGGTCCCGACGGGGGCGACGGCGGCAGAGGCGGGGATATCGTGTTCGTCGCGGACGCCAATATGACCACGCTCATCGACTTCCGCTACCGCGCGCATTACAGGGCCGGCAACGGCGAGAACGGGGACGGCAACAACTGCTTCGGCGCAAACGGCGAAAGCATCTATATCAAGGTGCCTTGCGGTACGGTGATACGCGACGACGAAACGGGCAATATCCTCGCGGATATGTACGAGGACGGAATGCAGGTGACCGTGCTGAAAGGCGGCAGGGGCGGCAAGGGCAACGTGCGCTTCGCCACGCCTACCCGCAGGTCTCCCTCGTTCGCCCAAGACGGCGTGAAAACGGTGGAACACAAGGTGCAGTTGGAATTGAAAACCATAGCGGACATAGGCTTGGTGGGCTTCCCCAACGTGGGCAAGAGCACCCTGCTGTCCGTGCTGACCGAGGCGCGTCCCAAGATAGCCAACTACCACTTCACCACCTTGTCGCCCAACCTCGGCGTGATAAAGTTCTACGATAAGAATTACGTCATCGCGGATATTCCCGGCCTCATCGAGGGCGCGGCCGAGGGCGTGGGATTGGGACACGACTTTTTGCGCCACGTGGAAAGGGTGCGTATGCTCATACACGTGGTGGACGTATCCGGTCACGAGGGGAGAAACCCCGTGGACGATTATCGGCAAATCCGCAAGGAATTGGCCGAGTACAGCGAGGCGTTGACCGAACTGCCCGAATTGGTGGTGGCCAACAAGATGGACTTGGTGACGGAAGAGGACGGCAGTTATGCCCAAGATAGCGGCGAGGGCGCGGTGAAGCGCTTCGCCGAGGCCATCGGCAAGCCCGTGTACGGTATGAGCGCGGTGATACATTGGGGCGTGGACGAACTCGTGAAGAAGTTGAGCGAAGAGGTGACCAAATTGCCCCCGCCCAAGCGCGAGGAATACGTGCCCTACGAGTACCGCGACGAGGACGAGGACGAATTCGATATCGTCCGTACCGACGACGGCGCCTACGAAGTGGTGGGCGGCTTCGTCAATATGCTGGTGCGCAACGTCACTCTGGACGACGTGGACAGTTATCGGTACTTCCAGCGCAAATTGCGCGAGCGGGGCGTGATAGACGCGTTGCGCGAACGGGGCGCGAAAGAAGGGGATACCATTCGCATAGCGGAAGTGGAATTCGACTTCGTGGATTGAGGAAAGGAGAAGAAAAAATGTTGACGAGTAAGCAAAGATCGAGATTGATGGGGTTGTCAGCCAAGTTGCCGACGACTATGAATATAGGTAAGAACGGCGTGGGAGAAGGCGTCCTCGACAAGTTGGACGAACTGCTCAATCGCTACGAGTTGGTGAAAGTGGGCGTGTTGAAAAACAGCGGCACCACGGCGAAAGACCTCATCAACGAATTGGCCGACACGCTGGGCGCCGAGCCCGTGCACGCCATCGGCGGGAAGATAATCCTGTACCGTTACAGTACGGCCGAGGGCGTGGAACACGTGGCGTTGGACGAGGAGACCGCACGGCGCAACGAGCGGGAGAAAGAGCGCGAGGCCAAAAAACAGGAAGCAACCAAACGCGAGGCCAAAAAGGCCGCGTTGGCAAAACCATACCGCCCCGAGAAAAAGCACGGAGTGCACAAGGGCAAGGGTAGCAAACCTACGAAAAAGAAATAGGAGGAAGCTATGGCAACGAAGAAAACGTATCGGCAATACGCCCGCGTGATCGTGTCGGCGGGCGTCAACCTGAAAAAGGGCGAGATATTGGTGATAAACGCGCCTATATCGGCCAAAGAATTGGTGCTGGAAGTGACCAAAGCGGCCTACAAAAAGGGCGCGGACAGAGTGTACGTGGATTGGCGCGACGACGACGTGGGCAAGTTGTCCCTGACGATGGGCGGCGGAAGACGGCAACTTGAACCCGCCAAATGGGAAATAGATTATAAACAATATATGGTGGACAACGGGGTGTGCTACCTCAATATGTTGAGCGGAGACCCCGAATTGTATGCCGATGTGGACAAGGAATTGCTGGTGAAAGTGGCGCGGGCAAGGCATATGAATTTTGCCTTTTTCAGCGACGCGGTGACCGAAAACCTCATTAAATGGTGCATAGTGGGCGTGCCCGACCTGGCTTGGGCCAAGAAAGTCTTTCCCGACCTCACGCCCAAAGCCGCGCTCAATAAGTTGTGGGAGTACGTGGCGCACATCATGCGCCTGGATACCGCCAATCCCCTTGCGGCCTGGAAAGAACATAACGAGAACCTGAAACGGCGCTCGAAGATCCTCAACGAAATGGGGCTAAAACGCCTGCATTACACCAACGCGCTGGGTACCGACCTGTGGCTCGGGTTGCCCGACGGATACGTCTTCGAGGGTGGTAGCGAGAAGCATAGGAAGGGAAGCACGTTCAACCCGAATATGCCGACCGAAGAGATTTTCTCGGCGCCCTACAAGTACGGGGTGGACGGCAAAGTGGTGGCGAGTATGCCCCTCTATCACAACGGCGCGAAAGTGTCCGGCTTCGGCTTCGTGTTCGAGAAGGGCAAGATCGTGGACTATTGGGCCGAAGAGGGCAAGGATATCCTCGAAGGTATCCTCGGTACGGACGAGGGGAGCCGCTACCTCGGCGAAGTGGCGTTGGTGCCCTACGACAGCCCCATCAGCAACCTGCAAACCCTCTTCCTCGAAACCCTGTTCGACGAGAACGCCTCGTGTCACCTCGCCATCGGCACCGCCTATCCTTCGTGCGTGAAGGGCGGGCTGGAAATGGACGAGGAAGAACTGGAAAAAGCGGGGATAAACGTGAGCCACGAACACGTGGACTTTATGATAGGTACGTCCGATCTGCGTATCGACGGCGAAACGGCCGACGGGGCAGTCGTGGAAATATTCGTAAACGGAAACTTCGCGTTTTGACGAAGAACCGCATGAAAAGAGGTGAAAACTATGGAAAACAGAAAATTGAATTGGCAAGTATTCCCCATCGAATTGATCGTCTTGACCGTGTATCTGGCCGTCGGTTTTACGCTGCATCTATGGCACCCCACTTGGTTGGTGTTTTTGGCGATCCCTCTGTATCATTGGACGGTGGATATCATCCGCAATAAACGCATCAAGGGATTGCCTACCTTCCTGTCGGTGTGGGGGAGCACGGTGGTGTACCTCGCCGTCGGATTCAGCCTGGGGATTTGGCACCCCACTTGGCTGGTGTTTATGTCCGTGCCCATCGTGGGCGGGTTGGAAGGATTCTTCGCGGGCGGTATACGCGGTCAAATCAATAAGACCAAAGACAATATCAAAAAGAAAATCATCGGCGAAGATAAAGAGGGCGACCACGCGGATATCGAATAATGGAACTGCGGCAAGTCGTCGAAGAGATAGGCAAAAAGAACGGCGTAAGCGATTACGTCGTCTTTTCGTTCGGGGGAGATACCTACGCGTTTCTTTTCCTTGGGTATTATCCGCAGGAAGAGGGGCGGTTGATGGTGGATAACTATTACCCCGCCTATCAACGAGTGCGCAAAGCGCGGCTCGAATTGGAGACGGCTCTTGCGGAAGACTATGAAACGAAACCCATCGAGCACGGGTACAAGGGACTGGCCGTCCTGTCGGGAAAGGCAAAGGCCCTCGCTAATTCGCTGACCGCCATAGAGGGCTGGGGCAGCCAATTCGTGATGGAGGGTGTGTGTATAAAAGGGGAGTACGTCCCCCCCGTACAAGTGCCCGAGTACCTGCCCGAAGCCTACCGAGAAGCCTTGACGGATAGAGATAATCCGCTGTATGCCGAGGCTTGGTACGCGCTGTGCAAAGCACGCGAACACGAGAAGTGCGCGGGGTGCGGCAAGTGCGCGGCGGCCTGCCCGCAAGGCGCCATCGGGGCGCGATTCGACCAAGAAAAGTGCCTGAGACAAATGCAATCGGCGGGCTACGTGGAGGACGCGACGACCGCGAAAAAGATGGGACAGCGCGTGCTGGGGTGTCATACCTGTCAACGAGTGTGTCCCCTGAACGACCTGCCCGTGGTGCCCGCCGAAATAGACGGGGCGGAACTGCTCAAAGCGGCCCTAAAAGGCAAGAAAGCCCTGCAACCCTTCGCCGACTGCTTGGGGGCGAATTATCTGCGCCCCGCCAAGATCGTGGCGCTGGCCTTGAACGCCTTGGCAAACGCCAAGGACGGCAGATGGCGGGCGGAGGCCTTGCAAGCGAGAGAGCGATATGCGGACGAGCGGGTGCAAAAGGCGGTGGATAGGTATCTACGGGCTACGCCCGAAATAGAGCGCGAAGTCAAGTATATGCTGAGCGAAGAGGATTGGCGCGGGTTGAAGGCGCAAGCGAGCGAGAAAGGCGGCGCGACCATCTGCCAGGTCAATCATTACTTCGACGTGGGCGAGGGTGCGCGGGTGCGCATACGCGAGAAAGGCGGCAAGTACGAACTGACCGTCAAGATACGCATAGACAGCGAGAGCCTCGAAGAGCATAACGCGCCCATCGACGGGGCGTTGGCCGCAACGTGCTTTGCCGACGGGCTGACCGCCGAAACCATACGGCAATACGTGGGCTTGGCGAATATCGCGGACGGCAAGTATCTCGGCCGATTGGCTACCGAACGCACGACTTGGACGGAAGAGGGGTTGACCTTTGAGTTGGACAAAAACGAGTACCTCGGCAGGATAGACTACGAAATCGAGTGCGAAGTGTCGTCCGACGAGGATTGGGCGCGGGCGGAGAAGTGGATAATCGAACATGCCGCGAGCGCAAAAAAAGGCGTGAGCAAGCAAGCGAGATTTGGGGCCGCGCGGCGGAGAAGTACAAGAGAGTAGAGTAAGTGGAACCCGAAGGCGGGGTCGTGCATACAATGGGGGTATGTGCGGCATCGTGGGGTTTGTGAAAGATAACAGCCTGAAAGATTTGTATCATGGGCTGAAAACGTTGGAATATCGGGGGTACGACAGCGCGGGAGCGGCGTACTTCGACGGCAATAAAATCGTGATTTACAAGAGAAGAGGACGCGTCGAGAGGCTGCGTTCTTTTTTGTATACGCACGAGGCGGACGTGTGTATGGGACACACGCGTTGGGCGACGCACGGAGCGCCGTCTAAGGTGAACGCGCACCCGCATAGGGCGGGGAAATGGGCCGTTGTGCATAACGGGATCGTCGAAAACTACGTGGATCTGAGGAAGGAATTGGAGAGAATGGGGCGCAAAATGACGTCGGCCACCGATACCGAAGTGATCGCGCACCTATTGGACGCGTACGCCAAAGAGGAGGGGGACGCGGAGAGGGCTATCCGCAAGACCGTGGCGCGTCTAAAAGGGAATTGGGCGGTGGCGGCACTGTGGGAAGACGCGCCCGATAGGGTGTATCTCTTCAAAAAAGGCAATCCGCTGATCTTGGGCGAGGGGGAGGGCTTCGGCTGTTTCGCCTCGGACACGCCGGCCTTGGTGCGGCATACGCGGCGGATATACAAGATGAAGGACGGTGAGATCGC contains:
- a CDS encoding Hsp33 family molecular chaperone HslO; its protein translation is MDSIAKALVFNGLVKVAALDTTEIVQRAIELHKTSKVASVALGKTLTVAAYMGNEMKGADDRLSINIVSDGPLQNIVVAAAHGTVRGYVANPQAEVPALGNGKQNTGKAIGSGTVNVVKDLGLKECYTGKSEIVNGSIDQDFAWYFTESEGQPTALALAVNLDEEGNCTSAGGIVIQPMPDCPDHILVMLEDIAMNFAEIDKLVAFRNAEKLIDDYFGHFDIEYFEPTHPTYRCICSPSYMAGVVRSLGRNECVNILMERGSIEIVCHFCNTKYNFDKQQVIDIWQEWDRTHKKA
- a CDS encoding (deoxy)nucleoside triphosphate pyrophosphohydrolase: MKTLSVVGAIFIHNGCIFAARRGESHYAYVAHRYEFVGGKQEAGESLADALRRELREEMALDAEVVAPYMSVHHDYPDFSIDLHTFLCRMRGDYRLLEHESAAWLPVATLDPAEWAPADAPIVIRIKKEFAL
- a CDS encoding aminopeptidase, with protein sequence MATKKTYRQYARVIVSAGVNLKKGEILVINAPISAKELVLEVTKAAYKKGADRVYVDWRDDDVGKLSLTMGGGRRQLEPAKWEIDYKQYMVDNGVCYLNMLSGDPELYADVDKELLVKVARARHMNFAFFSDAVTENLIKWCIVGVPDLAWAKKVFPDLTPKAALNKLWEYVAHIMRLDTANPLAAWKEHNENLKRRSKILNEMGLKRLHYTNALGTDLWLGLPDGYVFEGGSEKHRKGSTFNPNMPTEEIFSAPYKYGVDGKVVASMPLYHNGAKVSGFGFVFEKGKIVDYWAEEGKDILEGILGTDEGSRYLGEVALVPYDSPISNLQTLFLETLFDENASCHLAIGTAYPSCVKGGLEMDEEELEKAGINVSHEHVDFMIGTSDLRIDGETADGAVVEIFVNGNFAF
- a CDS encoding methyltransferase domain-containing protein; the protein is MSYDVLSRHYDRLMGDFPYEKYLAFIRPKAGEKCLDLACGTGKVSRMLAAQGAMVHGVDISECMLNIAVREARAQGLAVTFGQGDMRKFEGTGYDLVTCVSDGLNYIPTKDLPPLFERVEAALAGGGRMVFDVSTPYKLREVLGDNVYYEDYDDLTYYWENAYSERTKSVRMKLTFFEKVGDAYRREEETQKQYAHEAEDIRAALDQAGLTIARRVDGDAFDKVRAKSLRWVYDVRKKR
- a CDS encoding YhbY family RNA-binding protein, which translates into the protein MLTSKQRSRLMGLSAKLPTTMNIGKNGVGEGVLDKLDELLNRYELVKVGVLKNSGTTAKDLINELADTLGAEPVHAIGGKIILYRYSTAEGVEHVALDEETARRNEREKEREAKKQEATKREAKKAALAKPYRPEKKHGVHKGKGSKPTKKK
- the nth gene encoding endonuclease III — encoded protein: MNEREIKQTLAELRKMHPEAECELVYGTPYELLVSVILSAQCTDKRVNEVTPALFRWCNTPEEMAKKTEEELIPYIRSCGFYNNKAKNIIACAKSLVERFGGEVPKTVEELVTLAGVGRKTANVVYAVAFGGDAIPVDTHVFRLAHRLGLSDANTPEGVEKDLNRQVPKEEWSAFHHLLIHHGRYVCKARNPECERCEITHCGERRGRK
- the obgE gene encoding GTPase ObgE codes for the protein MFLDKAVIYIKAGNGGNGKVSFHREKYVPTGGPDGGDGGRGGDIVFVADANMTTLIDFRYRAHYRAGNGENGDGNNCFGANGESIYIKVPCGTVIRDDETGNILADMYEDGMQVTVLKGGRGGKGNVRFATPTRRSPSFAQDGVKTVEHKVQLELKTIADIGLVGFPNVGKSTLLSVLTEARPKIANYHFTTLSPNLGVIKFYDKNYVIADIPGLIEGAAEGVGLGHDFLRHVERVRMLIHVVDVSGHEGRNPVDDYRQIRKELAEYSEALTELPELVVANKMDLVTEEDGSYAQDSGEGAVKRFAEAIGKPVYGMSAVIHWGVDELVKKLSEEVTKLPPPKREEYVPYEYRDEDEDEFDIVRTDDGAYEVVGGFVNMLVRNVTLDDVDSYRYFQRKLRERGVIDALRERGAKEGDTIRIAEVEFDFVD
- a CDS encoding CYTH domain-containing protein, translating into MELRQVVEEIGKKNGVSDYVVFSFGGDTYAFLFLGYYPQEEGRLMVDNYYPAYQRVRKARLELETALAEDYETKPIEHGYKGLAVLSGKAKALANSLTAIEGWGSQFVMEGVCIKGEYVPPVQVPEYLPEAYREALTDRDNPLYAEAWYALCKAREHEKCAGCGKCAAACPQGAIGARFDQEKCLRQMQSAGYVEDATTAKKMGQRVLGCHTCQRVCPLNDLPVVPAEIDGAELLKAALKGKKALQPFADCLGANYLRPAKIVALALNALANAKDGRWRAEALQARERYADERVQKAVDRYLRATPEIEREVKYMLSEEDWRGLKAQASEKGGATICQVNHYFDVGEGARVRIREKGGKYELTVKIRIDSESLEEHNAPIDGALAATCFADGLTAETIRQYVGLANIADGKYLGRLATERTTWTEEGLTFELDKNEYLGRIDYEIECEVSSDEDWARAEKWIIEHAASAKKGVSKQARFGAARRRSTRE